DNA from Arthrobacter sp. FW305-BF8:
GGTGGCCAGCCCGGACGGAAAGACCATCTACACGAGCCTGGTGAAGCCGCTGCCGAAGGCGGACCTGCGCTCGGTCCTCGTGGCCATCGACGTCGCCACAGGCACGCAGCGGGTCCTCCTCGACGAGGAGGGCATGAACTACTTCCCCGGCCCGGTCAGCCCCGACGGCGGCCTGCTCGCCGTCGTCAGTGAAAGCGACACAACGCCGCAGCAGGCGCCGCAGGTCAGGCTGCATCTCCTCGATGTCTCCGGGGAAGCCGGTCCGGAGGACCTGCAGCCCCTGGCACACGAATGGGACCGCTGGCCCCACCCCGAAGCGTGGCTGCCGGACGGCTCTGCCCTCCTGGTCACGGCAGACGACGACGGCGCGTCGCCGGTTTTCAGTGTTTCCGTTGCGGCAGGTGCCGCCCGGGGGAGTGTCACCCGGGTGACACCGGACGCAGCGGCCTACACCGACGTCGTCGTTTCACCCGACGGCCGCAGCGCCTATGCGCTGCGGAGCTCGTACGAGTTCCCCGCCGAGCCCGTCCGGATCGACCTCGCCAGCGGGAACGTCACGCGGTTGCCGTCCCCGGCGGAACGGCCGCAAACCGAGGGGTCGCTGGAGCGGGTGGAGGCGACAGCGGCTGACGGCACCCGCGTGCCCGCCTACCTGGCACTGCCGGCCGGCGCCTCCGCCGAGAGCCCCGCGCCCCTGCTGCTGTGGATCCACGGCGGACCGCTGGGATCCTGGAATGCCTGGACCTGGCGGTGGAACCCGTGGCTGCTCACCGCCCGCGGGTACGCTGTCCTGCTGCCGGACCCCGCCCTGTCCACGGGCTACGGCCAGGACTACATCCAGCGGGGCTGGGGCGGCTGGGGCAAGGCGCCGTTTACGGATCTTATGGCCATCACGGACGCTGTGGTGCAGCGGCCGGACATCGATGAAAGCCGCACTGCCGCGATGGGTGGCTCCTTTGGCGGCTACATGGCCAACTGGGTGGCCGGGCAGACGGACCGCTTCAGGGCGATCGTCACCCATGCCAGCCTGTGGGCGCTGGACCAGTTCGGGCCCACCACCGACGCGTCGCAGTACTGGCTCAAGGAGATGACGGCGGAGATGGCGCTGGAGAACTCCCCGCACCTGCATGTCGAGAAGATCCGGACGCCCATGCTGGTCATCCACGGTGACAAGGACTACCGGGTGCCCATTGGGGAGGGCCTGCGGCTCTGGTACGAGCTGTTATCCAAGTCCCAGCTCGCGTCCGACGAGAACGGGCAGACCAGCCACCGGTTCCTCTTCTACCCCGACGAGAACCACTGGATCCTGCAGCCGCAGCACGCCAAGATCTGGTACGGCGTGGTTGAACACTTCCTGGCCAGGAACGTCCTGGGCAAGGACATCGAGCTGCCCGCGGATCTGGGCCTCTGACCTCCCGCCGGAGGTGGCCGGGGCCGCCGCCGTAAGATGGGGCTGTGACTGACTCCTTCACCGTTCGCCCTGCCCGGACCAGCGATGTGGCTGCCATCAAGAAACTGGTGGCGCCGCTGGCGGAAGAGCGAATACTGATGGCCAAGGAGACGGTGGCCTATTACGAGAGCCTGCAGGAGTTCCTGATAGCCGAGTCGGCGGACGGCGAGGTCATCGGCTGCGGAGCCCTGCACGTCATGTGGGAGGACCTCGCGGAAGTCCGCACCCTTGCCGCCTCAGATGCCTGGCGGGGCAGGGGAGTGGGGCACGTCCTCGTCGAGAGTCTCCTGAAGCAGGCCGCCGCGCTGGGCGTTTCGCGGGTGTTCTGCCTGACCTTCGAGGTCGATTTTTTCAAGCGGCACGGTTTCGAGGTCATGGCGGACCAGTCGGCCGTGGACCCGCAGGTGTACTCCGAGCTGTTGCGCTCGCACGACGAAGGTGTGGCGGAGTTCCTGGACCTTGCGCGCGTGAAGCCCAACACGCTGGGCAACACGCGGATGATCAAGGCTCTCTAGAGCCTGCCCGGATCTCCGCGGGGCCGCGCTCAGCGCGGCTTTGCCGCCCCGTAACAGTCCTTTCGTTTTATACATTTGCTGGATAAACTCTTGGGAGCCGGAAGGGACAGCATTGGGGGCTGTCCCTTCCGCCGTTTCCGAACTACCGCGCAGCAGGTGCCGGTAGTAGGGTCAAAGCACATCCTGACCGATGCCAATAAAAGGACCGAGAGCCCAGGAGCCGGCCGTGAAAAAGCTCATCAATGACCCGCGCGCTGTTGTGGATGAATCCGTGGAGGGATTCGGCCTAGCCCATGCAGACCTAGTGACAGTCAGTGCCGATCCGAAGTACGTCACCCGCAAGGACGCCCCCGTTGCCGGCAAGGTCGGCCTGGTGTCCGGCGGCGGCAGCGGACATGAACCGCTCCACGCCGGATTTGTGGGGCGTGGCATGCTCGACGCCGCTGTTCCCGGCGCCGTCTTCACCTCACCGACCCCCGACCAGATCATTCCGGCCACGCTCGCCGTGAACTCCGGTGCAGGGGTGGTCCACATCGTGAAGAACTACACCGGCGACGTTCTGAACTTCGAAACGGCGGCCGAGATGGCCCAGGCCGAGGGCGTGG
Protein-coding regions in this window:
- a CDS encoding S9 family peptidase gives rise to the protein MSTEDAAILREQPATPFHDLDHYLAIPRVSGLALSPDGQRLVTTVATLNSKGTEYGTALWELDPAGGKQARRITRSAKGEAGAAFAANGDVYFTSARPDPDREADGDPVKALWVLPAGGGEARVVLSRAGGVDKVIAARDANAAFVTASVLAGSGDEEADAERRKSRKDNKVAAILHSEYPVRYWDADLGPAQPRLFSVEPGPEPESGKPATVDSAAPLTLRNLTPEAGSRLREAVSVASPDGKTIYTSLVKPLPKADLRSVLVAIDVATGTQRVLLDEEGMNYFPGPVSPDGGLLAVVSESDTTPQQAPQVRLHLLDVSGEAGPEDLQPLAHEWDRWPHPEAWLPDGSALLVTADDDGASPVFSVSVAAGAARGSVTRVTPDAAAYTDVVVSPDGRSAYALRSSYEFPAEPVRIDLASGNVTRLPSPAERPQTEGSLERVEATAADGTRVPAYLALPAGASAESPAPLLLWIHGGPLGSWNAWTWRWNPWLLTARGYAVLLPDPALSTGYGQDYIQRGWGGWGKAPFTDLMAITDAVVQRPDIDESRTAAMGGSFGGYMANWVAGQTDRFRAIVTHASLWALDQFGPTTDASQYWLKEMTAEMALENSPHLHVEKIRTPMLVIHGDKDYRVPIGEGLRLWYELLSKSQLASDENGQTSHRFLFYPDENHWILQPQHAKIWYGVVEHFLARNVLGKDIELPADLGL
- a CDS encoding amino-acid N-acetyltransferase encodes the protein MTDSFTVRPARTSDVAAIKKLVAPLAEERILMAKETVAYYESLQEFLIAESADGEVIGCGALHVMWEDLAEVRTLAASDAWRGRGVGHVLVESLLKQAAALGVSRVFCLTFEVDFFKRHGFEVMADQSAVDPQVYSELLRSHDEGVAEFLDLARVKPNTLGNTRMIKAL